ACATACAAATGACACAATGGATTTTAAATTGTATTAATAGTCAAAGAAAATAAATTAGCTAAGTTGCTACTTTAGATAAGTTTCGATAGTGTTTCATACTACCAACGAGTAATGTTGGTGTCACGGGTAGGGAATTAGAGGGCTAACACGTGAAACAATGAGAATTTATATTGCAGTTGGGTGCCCTATGCCTAGTGAATGGAAAGTATTTGTATTGCTTATGCACCAAGCCCTTACGCTTGATATCAAGTTAGGTGGGATGAATCATGAGAATTTATATTCCTACATTTTGAGCCACCATGCCTTATACAACAACGGGGTGGGGGTACATACCAACGACATGCTGGTGGTCAACAACACTATCGTCCTACTATTTACAATTGTGTCTGATTGACTATTGTTGTTGTAATTATGCGCCATCTTTTGTACTTCTATAGAATTTTCTACCAAAGTCTGGTACAAATATCTAGTGGGTACTATGTTAGCCGTGCTGCTTAGGTGGAATACCTAGGATCCACTACTCTAGGGAAGCAAATTTTTGAGACAGCTGTCAAGAGCACTTAGTGAAGGCTAATGCATGCGTTTGAAAATTGTGGACTCATCACAGATGGGCATACCATGGATTACAAAATCAGAGATGGTTTGTTATTTCACCTATCCAAATATTTGTTTTGTGATGGGTTCTAATAGCCATCTCTGAAGtactcgtcatctttgttgaacTCTACAGTAGTGATCCATGTACTCATCAATAGCACTTGGGTTCTTCATACTTGAGCTTCTTTCTCACTTCTTCTAGCTTGACTTGTTTGGGTGCTTTGATGCTCGAGTGCTTCGTGTTCCTTTAGTGCACAAATGTTCTGGGTCATCAAGCCTCAGTGCCCAacctcaaggccttgtttaactAAACAAACATCTTCTCGCCCTGTTTAACTAAACACATTGGAGGTAGCCCTCGAGCCTCTTCTCAGTTTGAAGAATTGAGTGGAGGGTTAATACATCCGAAGGGTATATGAACACTCTATGATAATGATTTGTTGTGTATCTCGATGTAAGCATATTTTGGGCAATAGTTCCACCTACCCCAATGACCACTTATATAAATAGGGCTCCTATTTTGGTGAATCCTCATCCATTCATCTTTAGCCATATCCATTCAATCGAATAAGAGATAGCATGGCCAAATCTGCTCGCTAGAGTGGTGGTGACAAGGACAACCCCCTCATCTTAGGGCCCCAAACCCTACCACCACATGTTGAGTCAATTtccatgtactccctccatataggatttagaagtccttttggacaaggtttgggtcaaacattaggaatataaatcatcagtaacttttaaattattgactttgcaaatatgaaaattatatgaatagatttgtcttgaaaaatactttcataaaagtatacatatattatttttttcctaaatatttttataaaaataagatgtcaaagttgtgtttggagaccgtgtcgctgtcctaaaggacttctaaatcctatacggagggagtacatcttCTATGCCTTGTCTACTAATTTGGTGAGGTACCCCATGTCGGTTTCACCCTTGACCAATAGGTCTAGCCTACCCCTTTCATGAGGAGCCATTGATGACTCTGGTGAGGGTTACCCAAGGCCAATATAATCGTTAGGTACAATTAATGTAGACCATGTTGGTTATGTGGATTAGGCCATCCTCAATCGGAGTTTCATGTCACAGTTACCAACACatcaatattttggaaacagtgcatatgagtttcatggggatgaaactatctctactcccatgaaactcttatcatctctctcttcattaatatagcgccacatcagcttatttaatgtgcatgaaactctaatgaaaccccattgagactggccttagtacCACAACAGTGTCTATCATGACCTAAAATGCACCTAGTTGCTATACTATGTATGTATGGCTAGCACTATATCTGCCCTTACAaagtattcaaatttttgatgCACTTCTCATCCTATGAAGTGGCTATTCACAATGCCTAGGATAACGTGTCTCACTTGGGCTCCTAATCGGCCAATGCACCGAGTTGGTGCGACGCTCCCAGGTTCGGTCGGCCCTTGCCTAGGAGTGTCGGCCACATGGCCATGGTGAGGATATCCGTGAGTCAGGACCCATATACTCATCAGATTTATACATCTTGATGGAACTACCATAACATATCTACATTATGAGTTTAACTGTAAGCACTTTATTTTATTAGAAATGTACTACTAAAGACATAATTATTTGATAGAGGAAATTTGACATCTTGAGCACTGAAGTGTAGGCTAATCAACTGGGTTACTGCTAAGAGTTTAGTTTAGGACCTTCAGTCCATAATTAACAAAATACAAAAAGAGCTACTGAATAGAAAGCCACAATAAGCACTGTATATAGTTTCAACTTATCAAATGGATAAAAAGTTTCACAACAACTAACCGAAGATTGGTGTGCACTAAGTCACGCCACATGGGCTACAACTACAACAAGCATAAATCAAGTTAACACGGTAACTAAACACAACCTATGAATATTGACGGACACTACATAGTGGTTGATAAGTAAAGTGTATCACAAATTCACAATCAGTAGACTGCAGATTGTGTACACATATTGTGTTACAAAAAAATAGAGACAGAGAGTACATGTATAATTTATTGTGATTGGCTGTTGGTCCAAAATTTATATCTAGGACTTGGAATAAATGTACTAATGTGTGTCTCTTAAAATTTGAGCATATGTAGTAGCACATATTGATAGAATAGTATTAGATAAATAAGAAACTTAGTGAAAATACATTTAAGAGAGAAATATGACCTGTACAGTTATTTTGAAGGTACGGATTTCCTTGGAAGCCATCAGAACACTTGCAGCGGTATCCATCAAGTGCTTTCTCTCGCGTGACATTTTCACAGAAGCTGTTGTCACTGATGCAGGCATATGTAGCATTATTTTGCCTAGCTTCATGGCAAGTTAAGTTTGCTACAACCCATTTTATTATTATATCCTCCTGAGAGAAATCAAAATTACCATCCACAACCTCCTCCTCGTAACCGTTCAGGTGACCATCATAGTTAGTGATGACTACCCTCTCCATATTGTTAAAGCTTGTGTCATTGAGCATGTTTGTAACCGTCAGAAGTCCATCATCAAGTGATAAATTGGTCACACGATACTGTGCGTACCCTCGATCAAGAAGAGTAGTGCCATTACTTGTACAGTTGAGTCGTAGGTTATCATTTGCAAAACAACCTTTTTCAATCCCAAAAGGGAATGGAATTTTCATTTTTCCACACGATCTTGTACAGCTCGCTTTGGTCGCGTTTGGATTGTAATCTGCTTCATGGCACAAAGTGAGGAATTAGCTAGGACTAATGTAAGGAAGCTACTCCTTTTGTTTTTTATACGTGGTATTAATTTTGtctaaataattttttttttcctttgagcaccagttttttagaaaaaatctaTAGGTTAATAGCATAAAATTTATGTGCTTTAGATtcactataaaaatatttttataatatacagTTCATATGTTCTGAAATTACATAGATTTAATTACAAAATTaatggtcaaagttaaaaataTTTGACTTAAGACAAACCGTATATGAtatggaaaaaaaaagatagaagAAGAAACTACTGGTCAGTTTAGTTCAACGTTAATAAAGGCATTTGATACTGCAAGTGTAGGGATCAAAACATTATTTTTCATCTTGTTGAATAAATaacacatcaatccacatgcatGTATGACAAAATTTATGATTCGTGGGTGCTTTCAGATTGGTAATAGTATGAACCGACAATGCAATATTCAAATCTAGAAAATGGCTCAAAGCACTTTAAAAACTACGTCATGCGAAAAAGAAGCAGAGAGGCGTGACCTAACCTTGGATGCAGCCACCTGCAACATAGGGGTTGCCGACCATTTGACCAGGGCAGTAGCAATTGTAACCTCCTCGAGATGTTGGAAGATCGTAGCAGATGCTTTCACTATTACAAGCATAGGTATCTTTATTCGCGTGGGATTGGGCACTTGCACAGCTTGGTTGGTCCGTGATTGCAAGATCAAGTTCCATACCGAGAACATTGCTTGTATTCACCCAACTTGCATAAAGATCATCTATAACAAATTTATATTGCCTCGAAAGGATGACCTTGATACTAGGGAGCACTTCATCTAATTCTGCAAACGTACTATTACGGCGGCCAAGTTTTAAAGTAAACGCTTGGCCGCCCCTTGACCATATGGCGCAACAGCCAAACCCTGTACAGAAACTGCCACCCAGGTTTGCCCTCTCCATGATCTCTCTGTTATCTGTGCAAATACTCATGCAAGAACCAATAGGATCTGTCATATTATCACCGAACATGTAGACGTCCAAACCACAGCCAACAATGTACAAACTATTATATTCATCAATAATGGCACCAGTAGGGGCCTCCAAGGACTGAGTGTAGGTGTCCACATCTAAGCCCATGGTGATGTTGTACCCAACAGCagaagcataaacataattgtTGCCGACATAAGTCACCTGAGTCGAGTTGTTTCCCAGGAAGAGCAGCCTGGGGGAACCAGTTGTGTTGTCGCAGGTGAGCTCAAAGCCTCGCCGGAAGCAGTCCGGCCCTATCCCAAACGGGTACGAGATTTCGACATCCCCGCAGTGGGAGGGGCAGTGCGCCAGGGCGGTGTTGGTAGGGACACCAAGAAGCCCATCCCCGCCGGTCCCGGCGGCAAGGACCTTGGCCGGCGTCAAGTGGATCTCCACCGCGGCCAAACACAAGAGCACAAGGAGAACGAATGAGCGAACTAGTAGCACTCCGGTGGAGCACATGGTTGTATGGGAGGTATGTAGTAAGGCTTGTTTAAGGAGATGGAGGTGTGTGTGTAAGGCTTGTGCATGAGGACAACCCAGTTTTATACTGACCATAACACAGTGGCGGACCCAGGAATTAGGAGCAGGGTATGCCCATGGTAAAAAAAATTTCGATGAACGATACAAAATGTTTAAATCTACTTAGATAAAAGATACATGTAGTTCAAATGCATTGCAtatctataaattttattttgtaaTTGAAAATAACATTTAATAGAATCaacaaaaggaaaaggaaagggATTTGAGTTTTATTACCTCTGAGTCCAAGCAAAGGGGGAGTCATGGCCGACTGGCCGCGCGGCGGCACGGAGACGCCCGATGCCGGGGAGTGGAGCCGCCGAAGCGGCAGCGCAGGGACGCCGGCAACGCGAGCGTCCGCACAGGCCGCAGCGCCTGCCTACGGGTCAGTGGCGAATCGCGAGCGGCGGCGCGCGGTGAAAGCGGCGGCGAGCGGTCGAGAGTCGCGAAAGCGCCTGCCTGCGCGTCAGTGCGCGGCTGCCATACCCCTACGAACTAGGTCTGATAGTTTTGGGATTTTGGGGGAGTGGAAGTGAGTGGGAAGGTTAGATGAGTCATGGACCGTCTGGATTCGCGTGGCTTATGGGACTGCTTTTGAGTTAGAGGTGAATTGCTGAATAAAATGACCCAGAAACACAGAGAAACGTAGTTTTAACACCTTATGTATATTATAGATGTATATATCTCAAATACCTATTAATTTTTTTCCAAAAATATAGGGTATGCCCGGGAATACTATGGCACAAGTGTAGGTCCGTCCATGCCATAACAGTAACTAGCTCTAGAAAAACTAATAAAAATCTCGCGTGCGTTGGGCAAGCAGTCCAGCTAGCGGTAGCTAGTAATTAGTGGAGGACGACCTGGACTTGGAATTTCAGTGCTATAGTCGCATCTGATGTTACGGTCGTCTCTGGGGCCAAGAAGACTAGCCGAGCCAAGAAGACTATTCCCCTCCTGTGTTACAAGTGGACGACCTGGACTTTTGAAACAACAATGTGTGCTTGTTCTCGATCTCCCCATGCCTAAAAATGAGAGAAAAGTCACGAGTTATTGAGTTACTGTTACTAATTGGAAGATTCCTTCACATCAACTATCACGAGATACGCCACGCTGATTAGCTTAAGACATGTGCTAGAAGGATAAATTCTACAAATTCTCACAGAAGTTAGAAATGTCTAGCTATTGTTATCGGTGTGTTGACCTGCGAAGTCTTCTCTAAGAAATTAAAGCTATTACATCGTTGAGTCTACATATATCGCAATCCTTACAGATACAGCTAGCGATAACGGGAAGTCGCAATCGTGCTATTTACCCGACTTTTGTAATTGCTTTGTAACTTTGTAACTTTTATCCTAATAATAATTAAACTGTAGGAGCCCCGGCTCCTccagatttttcaaaaaaaaaattatatcatGAAAAGACTGGAAATTAACGACTACTTACATGTTCCCGCATGCACAGGAAAGGTAGCCGTCAGTAAAAACCTCAGAAGTAATTCATTTTATAGCTCGCTTGTTCTCTAGCAAAAATTAGTGGGGCTTGACTGGCGTTAAGTCTTCTCACGATCAAGTTACTGGGCCTGTTTGGATGTTGCCTGCCAGGCAGCTCAGGAGCCAGGCCCCAGACGTCCGAATTTAAAGATGTTCAGTGTTTTTTTGCATAATCGGAAAGGGTCGGGTTGAAGGGCCAAGTATGTGACCTTGGTACCTTTTTCTAATCCAATGAAAAGGTAGAGCACACCGAAGAAAATATGTACATGGACAACTTTGATTGTGAATATGCACAATTTGCACTGAAGAAATTCTGGAGTACCTCTACATGCAGTGCTCCTTTGCTAGAAGCTACTATAGCATTACCAGTTTTCACTTCCCACAAGTTTGCTAAAGATTTCAAGCTTTGGAATTGTTCAAAGCCCAGTTCAACATCCAATTCTTCGTGGACTTCTTCATTCTTTTATACTGGTGCATTTGGGCTTGGAAGGAATCGTTTCATTTTCAAATGTATTCAACCAAATGACTCAAAGTACAAGTTAAATTTTATCAAGGAATTGTCCTTGTTCTTATAATAGGGTCAAAAAAGAGCTCAGAGTCTATACTTTCTACCTTCGGTTCATAGATAGGAAAGCCTTTTGTAAGAGTATTAGGCTACCTAAATAGActacatatatttatttttatttagatAGTGAAGACAAAAAAAATGTCTCTAACATGTTACTTATCAGGCTATCTACTTTTATTGGCCCAAAAAATTTCTCCATCCACTATCTACACATGTTGGGCCAATAAATATCGCTATCTATTTTTTTCCTTCGTCTTTTTACTCCCCTAGCGCTCGGAAACCCTCGACGCGTACCTTCTTCCCCACCTTCTCCGTCGTCGGACTATCCCCGATGTCGCGACCTCCCCCGACGACCAACACATCCATCTCAGGCGCAACTAGCACAACCATTTTCGGCGCTGATGGTGCAGCCAGCATGGCCATCTTCGGCATGGACGGTGCAGCCCTGACCGGCGTGGCCTTCCGCGATGGCAGTTTCCCTACAAAGATTCCCAGTGAACCATCTCAGGTGCGGTGCGGTCCTCCATGATATCCCTTCCACCGGCACGATGGCCCTTCCCCCAAAGTTTCATCCTCTCTTGCCGAAGTTCCCCGTGGCTGGCTCACGCCTCCACTGGCCTCCATGATGGTGGCCACGCCTCCATCGGCATCCACGACTGTGACCACACCACCACCGGCCCTTCCCCTACTCTCCTCCGCTTATGACAACTTCATTTACGGAGAAGAAGATAGAAGAGAGGATGACACATGGAACCCGCCTGTCATTCTTTGGGAGAATGGGTTTTGCTAGCCTGTTTTAGGTAGTCCTACTGGAATCGGAAGCAAAATTTGAGTACTAGAAAAATAGATGGCCATCTAAACAGAAATTTAGGTATTCCAATTTAGGTAATCTTTCTATTTTTTGTTCTCCTTTTTTTAAGCTTAAACTCCGGGTCTTCCTCTCCcctcctttttttctttctgcTTGTTTGTAACTGCACTTTTTTTATTTAATGCAAGTAGGGGATGATTTGATCCTCCTGTTCCTTCGGAAAAAAGATAGAGCTCAtgattaaaaaagaaaaaaaaaggcagaGAAAAAGGCAAAGGGCATGCTATTCTGTTGAAAAAAATTCTACTATAATGAAAAGGTACTTGGATTCCGTGATGTGAGCAAGTGAAAAAATAATGTACTTGGATTCCTTTGAAATCTGAAAGGAAAAGAGATATATACTCGGAAAGCTGTTACAATTACAACAAGATTGGGTCTACAGATGTCTCAATCCTCACAGTAGTGGTGACAAGAAAAAATTGTCATGAGAAAGGCACCGTAGCAGTCATGGAAAACCTAACAATTTTTTCAGTCAATAAGTCAACAATGAGTAGCATACTCGGTAAGATGCCTGAGAATGATGACTCCAGACACTGGCGGCTTGGGAAGACAATTGCCGATTACCATGGATGGGCAGAAAATCATTTGCTTTTTGCGATTGAAGTTCCCCATCGTGCTTTGACTAATGATCAATGGAACGGACGGACGACATTACTGAATACTACTCCTACTGATACTCTGATAGGCAGAGTTTAGTATCACCCAGTAATCATACTCCCACGTCAGTGTGACAGTAAAAAAAATGTCTACACTGTACTGCCCAATCCATATTACATTCTGCGATGGCATATTTCCCAGATGATATTTTCGAACTGAAGCTGTTTTCTGCATTATGCCCAATTCAGTCAATGTACAAATGGTAACGTCTATTTTTCAACCTTCAAATTACACTATCATTCGATTTTCAATCCAAAACTAAAAAACCGAGAATTGAACAACTACTGAAACTGGGCAAACCTGGTAttttggttggtttgaaatgtggttttattttttataaaataataaaaaaattggTTTGTCTCTAAAATTCTCAACTAGTTTCAaattagaaaaatatgaaactactATCAATTTTTCTAAAAATGTTACCTATCTATTGATACTCTACTAGGATTCATttgaattttattttctttaaatAAATAGTCAGCACAAATATGGGCAATAAAATAATAGGAACATAAATAATAAGATAAAATAACTTTAAAAAGGTTAAAAAAGATAGATagcatttttagaaaaaaaaatagtagTTTCATGTTTTTGAATTTAAGAACTTGTGAATTTTGAGAGATTAAACCTTCTTTTTTTTGCTATCTTAACAAAATAGAAGACCATCTTTGAAAGCCTAGTTATTAAGATCAGACCGGAACCATTAAAAGACCGAACCAGAGTCTAAATCGGTTCGGTTTACTTAAAAAATCGTATATATAATCGAACCGATGAAAACAGATTAAACCCGTCGGTTTTTGACGAAACCGTCTCAAGTCTGCGTGTCTGGCGCGCGCGTTTGCTGGAATTCGAGGGTGGAAGCTCATGGCTGTGCATGTAGCCATGCAAAAAGCTGGCTGGCGTCGGATTGGTACCAGGTTGTAAATGTGACCTTTTTTACTAGGATCCTTCAAATCACAATATATGTTAAAGCATATATTTAATTTATAGTCTGATTGAATTTCTATGCTCCTTACAATTATATATACAAATCAAGACCAATATTGGCTATATTTTGTTTAAAAAATTTACCAAGATGTGGGACCTACATGTCATGTTCATATTTATGTGGGACCCAGGTTGTGCACAATCATAAAATATGTATTGGAAATTTGTGTTGACAACTACGCAGAGCTCACGATACAGATAAATTAGTAATTTATTTGTGTTATTATCACTTTTCAAATACTTTGACAGTTTGGGAGGATCGAGTACCTGATTCCGTAGTTCAAGGTACAAAACCGGAGCTTGTTTGCCGTTCATTTCTTCCATATATTACCCACatctaattattattattattattattattattattattattattattattattattattattattattattattattattattattattattattattattattattattattattattattattattattattattattaaatgaAACACTGCTACTCCGCTAGTAACGACAAGTCTACTGTTTTGTTCATTGTGGGAACAATTGATAAGCACAAGACCGAGCACCCTCTTCTCTTCTAGTTGCCAATTAGAATTTATGTAATGAGCAACAACACTAAGCTAGTCCTCTTTAGCATTATCAGACCAAATATCAGATGtaagacacacacacacacaattaATAGAAGAACTAAGAGTCTCAACAAGCTTAGCCTTGTGACCAGTGAACATTTTCACCATGTCTATCGTGGCGATTTGTCTAGAGACAACAACAAACTTAGGATTATGAGCATTTCTAATGTATTCCTCAAATGCATCAACTTCACCCATACTGATAGACACATCTAGCCTACCAAGCAATCGTCAAAGTTAAGTATGAGCACGCATAGGACAGTACTCCCAATTATGCATACTACCATCCGAATTAAAAGAGATCTGAGACTGAGACATGCAAGTTTTCTCACACCTCTTAGCGCATTTGTTCCTATGACGGATGAGGTGACCAATGCCACCACTAGATTGAGCAGAGTACTGCTTCTTGCAATGGAGGCAGATAGCGCCATACCTGATCTTCTTACCTTTGGGACCTTTTCTGGATAGCTTCTTGAAGTCACGATGTTGATGGGATCATTTGATCTACGGTCGAACAACTCCATGTCCTCGCGCATGTCCTCATTGTCATCATCTCCGGCAAGCCCACACAACCTCCTCTCATCATTGCCGGTGACCTCAACCGTCTCCTCAAAGGGAGGGGACATCGTCACTCGCTGGCATCTGGTTCCTCAACGGCTTCAAAGAAAGAGGAGAtacttagggtttagggttagggttagggttagggtttactGTACCTTGGTGGCCGGAGCACCAGAATCATCGGCGCCATCGACAAAGCTTGGATCCAACCCTCTATTTCCTCAATGGTAGCGAATCAAGTGCGATATAAGCAAACAGAGAGGAAACTCATGGATTAGCCAAGGATACATACAAATAGGGAGAAGAGAGATCTTGAGGGTAGCTCTTACCCACATTTCCACAGCACTAGAGCTGACGACGTTTGACGAGGTCGACGACAATGATGAGAGATGATGAGGTAGACGACAAGAAGAGCACAAGGTTACATCGACGGCTAAGCGATCAAGACGAGGTCATGCTGTGTGCCAGTGCCAGCAGCAGGTGGCTCAAGAGTCCACCGGAGGACGGGAAGAAGAGAGGACGACGACGGCAAGGGAGGAGATAAGAGTCGGCGAGTCGCAATTGCCTTCGGAGTCACCGAGACTCGAGAGGAGGATGCGGCGACAGGGGATGGGACGAGGGAGGAAATGATTTAAGGTTCACTGGATGCTTTGGCACAACAGTGGAGCCGACTTATATACTCGTGCCCACAACGGTAAGAAATCAACGGTCAGATTCAAATCACTGGTGGGGATCAACGGTTGGAAGACAAAAAGGCTGAGCCAATGTCATGTCTGGCTAATTATCTATGTCATGCCTAGGCCAGTCCATGGGCCATTGTACGGCCCAGGCAAAGCACTAAGGCCGGGTCATGCCAAGCACGGACACGGTGGGAGCCGAGCCGAGTCGTGTCTAGGTCGTGCTTTCTAGGGTTGTGCCCATGTCGGCCTAGCAGGCCTGACCTATTTGGAAAACTATAACCACTAGTAACGATAAGTCATGTGGTGGACCACCAGATACCATCCCAACGCACGCTTTGAAAACAGCAATTTTATATTACACTTCTCCTGATTTTCATTTCCGCCACGCCGGCCGCCCTCCATTGCTCACTCTTCCTCCGGCCAGCTTGCCTCTAAAGTTGAGCAACGGGCTGGGCCGGCACGGCATGGCACAGGCCCGTGCTAGGCACGGCCCGATAGGGCACGAGCCCGTTTGGCCTGTCGTGCCATCGGGGCGTGCCTCCACAGGCCATCGTACCTGCTCGACAGCCTAAGCATGACACGTGTGCCAGTTTTTAGGCCGTGCTGTCCCGAAGAGCACGAGGCCCAATAGTCCATCGAGTCGACCCATAACCCGATATATGAAAAACGCCAGATTTAATACAGAATTCAACAAAGCACAAGTAAATCACATTCAAGTCACAAACCTTGATACTTCATAATTCATATAACACAATATACTCTACAGATCATATT
This window of the Sorghum bicolor cultivar BTx623 chromosome 7, Sorghum_bicolor_NCBIv3, whole genome shotgun sequence genome carries:
- the LOC8055198 gene encoding wall-associated receptor kinase 5 — translated: MVSIKLGCPHAQALHTHLHLLKQALLHTSHTTMCSTGVLLVRSFVLLVLLCLAAVEIHLTPAKVLAAGTGGDGLLGVPTNTALAHCPSHCGDVEISYPFGIGPDCFRRGFELTCDNTTGSPRLLFLGNNSTQVTYVGNNYVYASAVGYNITMGLDVDTYTQSLEAPTGAIIDEYNSLYIVGCGLDVYMFGDNMTDPIGSCMSICTDNREIMERANLGGSFCTGFGCCAIWSRGGQAFTLKLGRRNSTFAELDEVLPSIKVILSRQYKFVIDDLYASWVNTSNVLGMELDLAITDQPSCASAQSHANKDTYACNSESICYDLPTSRGGYNCYCPGQMVGNPYVAGGCIQDYNPNATKASCTRSCGKMKIPFPFGIEKGCFANDNLRLNCTSNGTTLLDRGYAQYRVTNLSLDDGLLTVTNMLNDTSFNNMERVVITNYDGHLNGYEEEVVDGNFDFSQEDIIIKWVVANLTCHEARQNNATYACISDNSFCENVTREKALDGYRCKCSDGFQGNPYLQNNCTDIDECSIPNKCNGICHNFEGGFNCTSCSHGKQYDTKKQKCVMSAKQRNLILGIAIGLACGLGFISFTLGAFVLIGKWKKDIQRRIRRAYFKKNQGLLLEQLISNESVANKTKIFTLEELEEATNNFDTTRVLGHGGHGTVYKGILSDQRIVAIKKSKIVEQTEIDQFINEVAILSQIIHRNVVKLYGCCLEDEVPLLVYEFISNGTLYGLLHANIAEKCLLSWDDRIRIAMEAAGALAYLHSAAAIPIFHRDVKSSNILLDNNFTTKVSDFGASRSLSLDETHVVTIVQGTFGYLDPEYYHTGQLTEKSDVYSFGVILVELLTRKKPIFINDIGAKQSLSHYFIEGLQEGALMEIMDPQVVEEANQEEIHDIATLIESCLRSKGGHRPSMKEVDMRLQLLRTNRLRKAYILVEKDGEMESFMCPGAQNLHEHIDLVNATQLPLPMASGCYSLEQEFVATSSMPR